Proteins from a single region of Streptomyces sp. Tu 3180:
- a CDS encoding cytochrome bc complex cytochrome b subunit, which yields MSTNTTTDSRSRGRAPAGERVADWADGRLGIYSLAKANMRKIFPDHWSFMLGEICLYSFLIIILTGVYLTLFFHPSMNEVEYHGSYIPMQGQLMSEAYASTLEISFDVRGGLLIRQIHHWAAVIFLAGMFVHMMRVFFTGAFRKPREINWLFGFLLFVLGMFTGFTGYSLPDDLLSGTGVRFTQGAILSVPIVGTYISMFLFGGEFPGTDFVARFYSIHILLLPGIMLGLVVAHLILVFYHKHTQFAGAGRTNKNVVGMPLLPVYMAKAGGFFFLVFGFTALIAGIASINPIWNLGPYRPDMVSTGAQPDWYMGFAEGLVRAMPGWEINFWGHTLVLGVFVPLVLFGLFLAIIALYPFIESWITGDKREHHILDRPRNAPTRTAFGVAWVTAYMIMLIGGGNDIVATHFNLSINAVTWFVRIGFFVGPVIAFIVTKRICLGLQRRDKDKVLHGRESGIIKRLPHGEFIEVHEPLSQEQMYTLTAHEQYKPAEIGPEVDENGVRRKVKGSEKLRAKLSEAYYGEESQIPKPTVEEYKEITSGHGHH from the coding sequence ATGAGTACCAACACCACCACCGATTCCCGCTCTCGCGGGAGGGCCCCGGCCGGCGAACGCGTCGCCGACTGGGCCGACGGCCGGCTCGGGATCTACTCCCTGGCCAAGGCCAACATGCGCAAGATCTTCCCGGACCACTGGTCCTTCATGCTGGGCGAGATCTGCCTCTACAGCTTCCTGATCATCATCCTCACGGGTGTGTATCTGACGCTGTTCTTCCACCCGTCGATGAACGAGGTGGAGTACCACGGCAGCTACATCCCGATGCAGGGACAGCTGATGTCGGAGGCGTACGCCTCCACCCTGGAGATCAGCTTCGACGTGCGCGGCGGTCTGCTCATCCGGCAGATCCACCACTGGGCGGCGGTCATCTTCCTGGCCGGCATGTTCGTGCACATGATGCGCGTCTTCTTCACCGGCGCGTTCCGCAAGCCGCGTGAGATCAACTGGCTGTTCGGCTTCCTGCTGTTCGTCCTCGGCATGTTCACCGGTTTCACCGGTTACTCGCTGCCGGACGACCTGCTCTCCGGAACCGGTGTCCGCTTCACCCAGGGCGCGATCCTGTCCGTGCCGATCGTCGGCACGTACATCTCGATGTTCCTGTTCGGCGGGGAGTTCCCCGGCACCGACTTCGTCGCCCGGTTCTACTCGATCCACATCCTGCTGCTGCCGGGCATCATGCTCGGTCTCGTGGTCGCCCACCTGATCCTGGTCTTCTACCACAAGCACACGCAGTTCGCGGGTGCCGGACGGACCAACAAGAACGTCGTGGGCATGCCGCTGCTGCCGGTCTACATGGCCAAGGCGGGAGGCTTCTTCTTCCTGGTCTTCGGCTTCACCGCCCTGATCGCCGGCATCGCGTCCATCAACCCGATCTGGAACCTGGGTCCGTACCGTCCGGACATGGTCTCCACGGGCGCCCAGCCCGACTGGTACATGGGCTTCGCCGAGGGCCTGGTCCGCGCCATGCCCGGCTGGGAGATCAACTTCTGGGGCCACACCCTGGTCCTGGGCGTCTTCGTCCCGCTGGTGCTGTTCGGCCTCTTCCTCGCGATCATCGCGCTTTACCCGTTCATCGAGTCCTGGATCACCGGGGACAAGCGCGAGCACCACATCCTGGACCGGCCGCGCAACGCCCCGACCCGTACGGCCTTCGGTGTCGCCTGGGTCACGGCGTACATGATCATGCTGATCGGTGGTGGCAACGACATCGTCGCCACGCACTTCAACCTCTCGATCAACGCGGTCACCTGGTTCGTCCGCATCGGCTTCTTCGTGGGCCCGGTCATCGCGTTCATCGTCACCAAGCGGATCTGCCTCGGCCTGCAGCGCCGGGACAAGGACAAGGTGCTGCACGGCCGCGAGTCGGGCATCATCAAGCGCCTGCCGCACGGTGAGTTCATCGAGGTGCACGAGCCGCTCAGCCAGGAGCAGATGTACACCCTCACGGCGCACGAGCAGTACAAGCCCGCCGAGATCGGCCCCGAGGTCGACGAGAACGGCGTCAGGCGCAAGGTGAAGGGCTCCGAGAAGCTGCGCGCCAAGCTGAGCGAGGCGTACTACGGCGAGGAGTCCCAGATTCCGAAGCCCACCGTCGAGGAGTACAAGGAGATCACGAGCGGCCACGGCCACCACTGA
- a CDS encoding c-type cytochrome, producing the protein MKKLSARRRHPLAALVVLLLALACTGGLYAVFAPADKAQADETAQSLTIEEGKKLYAVGCASCHGTGGQGTSDGPSLVGVGAAAVDFQVGTGRMPAHTSQAAQIPDKRAIYTQAQIDQLAAYIASLGAGPAIPTEEQYGPEGADIAKGGELFRNNCAQCHNFTGKGGALTHGKYAPSLEDVSPKHIYEAMLTGPQNMPSFPDSTMPEQNKKDIIAYLGEVNSDKSESPGGMELGGLGPVSEGLFGWIFGLGGLIVVAVWVAARTAKAKKS; encoded by the coding sequence GTGAAAAAGCTCTCCGCACGACGACGCCACCCGCTGGCAGCGCTCGTCGTCCTACTCCTCGCGCTGGCATGCACCGGGGGGCTCTACGCCGTGTTCGCACCCGCGGACAAGGCGCAGGCCGACGAAACCGCCCAGTCCCTCACCATCGAGGAGGGCAAGAAGCTCTACGCGGTCGGCTGCGCCAGCTGCCACGGCACCGGCGGTCAGGGCACCTCCGACGGTCCGAGCCTGGTGGGCGTGGGCGCCGCGGCCGTGGACTTCCAGGTGGGCACCGGCCGCATGCCGGCCCACACCTCGCAGGCGGCGCAGATCCCGGACAAGAGGGCGATCTACACCCAGGCCCAGATCGACCAGCTGGCGGCGTACATCGCCTCCCTGGGCGCCGGCCCCGCCATCCCGACCGAGGAGCAGTACGGTCCCGAGGGCGCCGACATCGCCAAGGGCGGCGAGCTGTTCCGCAACAACTGCGCCCAGTGCCACAACTTCACCGGCAAGGGTGGCGCGCTGACGCACGGCAAGTACGCGCCGAGCCTCGAGGACGTCTCCCCCAAGCACATCTACGAGGCCATGCTCACCGGCCCGCAGAACATGCCCTCCTTCCCCGACAGCACGATGCCGGAGCAGAACAAGAAGGACATCATCGCGTACCTGGGCGAGGTCAACAGCGACAAGTCCGAGAGCCCGGGCGGCATGGAGCTGGGCGGGCTCGGCCCGGTCAGTGAGGGCCTGTTCGGCTGGATCTTCGGTCTCGGTGGACTGATCGTCGTCGCTGTGTGGGTCGCCGCTCGGACCGCAAAGGCCAAGAAGTCATGA
- the coxB gene encoding cytochrome c oxidase subunit II: MSPNGSDRSPRRPMRRKLLQALTAGLVLATATGCTWEDFPRLGMPTPTTEEAPRILSLWQGSWAAALAVGVLVWGLILWSAFFHRRSRTKVEVPPQTRYNMPIEALYTVVPLLIVSVLFYFTARDESELMRLEEKPDVTVNVVGFQWSWCFNYIENVEGSTGDAKTSKELESVPKRYKDAFPADAGGVYDCGVPGTRNPQTNNPGPTLWLPEGKRVRFVLTSRDVIHSFWVVPFLMKQDVIPGHPNAFEVTPNREGTFLGKCAELCGVDHSRMLFNVKVVSPERYEQHLKDLVKKGQTGYVPAGIKQSEHEKNREANIL, from the coding sequence GTGAGTCCCAACGGCTCCGACCGCTCGCCGCGGCGCCCGATGCGGCGGAAGCTGCTGCAGGCACTGACCGCGGGCCTGGTCCTGGCGACCGCCACCGGTTGCACATGGGAGGACTTCCCCCGCCTTGGCATGCCCACCCCCACCACGGAAGAGGCTCCGCGGATCCTCTCCCTGTGGCAGGGATCGTGGGCTGCCGCGCTCGCCGTCGGCGTGCTGGTGTGGGGCCTGATCCTGTGGAGTGCTTTCTTCCACCGGCGCAGCCGCACCAAGGTCGAAGTTCCTCCGCAAACCCGGTACAACATGCCCATCGAGGCGTTGTACACGGTCGTCCCGCTCCTCATCGTCTCGGTGCTCTTCTACTTCACCGCCCGCGACGAATCCGAGCTGATGAGGCTCGAGGAGAAGCCCGACGTCACGGTCAACGTGGTCGGCTTCCAGTGGAGCTGGTGCTTCAACTACATCGAGAACGTCGAAGGTTCCACGGGCGACGCCAAGACGTCCAAGGAACTGGAGTCGGTCCCGAAGCGCTACAAGGACGCCTTCCCGGCCGATGCCGGCGGCGTCTACGACTGCGGTGTCCCCGGCACCCGGAACCCGCAGACCAACAACCCGGGCCCCACCCTGTGGCTGCCGGAGGGCAAGCGGGTCCGCTTCGTGCTGACCTCGCGCGACGTCATCCACTCCTTCTGGGTGGTGCCGTTCCTGATGAAGCAGGACGTCATCCCGGGCCACCCCAACGCCTTCGAGGTGACCCCCAACAGGGAGGGCACCTTCCTGGGCAAGTGCGCCGAGCTCTGCGGCGTGGACCACTCCCGGATGCTGTTCAACGTCAAGGTCGTCTCCCCCGAGCGTTACGAGCAGCACCTGAAGGACCTCGTGAAGAAGGGGCAGACCGGTTACGTGCCCGCCGGCATCAAGCAGTCGGAGCACGAGAAGAACCGGGAGGCGAACATCCTGTGA
- a CDS encoding Ig-like domain-containing protein, which translates to MRQTESSRGGGTGRGRTAAGCTLLVLALGAGLTGCAADDHPLSVEPYDAAEQISFNGSVDGGSAVDPDRPLEVVAEDSRGRITDVTAVDASGRHVAGELAADGSRWHSTSPLAENARYTLRVSTEDENGRPGRKVLTLTTGKPATTRRLTVAFGPQTGTYGVGQPLTAELNAPVKDRAQRAVVERALRVESTPAVTGAWHWVDDRKLHYRPKDYWPAHATVRMSSVLEGVKVNDRLRGGASPSLTIRTGDRVIAVADAAAHRLSVHKNGEEIKRIPITTGKPGFETRNGVKVVLGKERFVRMRSTTVGIAEGSAESYDLDVEFAVRVTWSGEYAHAAPWSVDSQGNANVSHGCVGMSTENAEWFFDTVRAGDLVEVVNSAGDTMESFGNGFGDWNLTWAEWREGSALTDGTAQVTQEAARLRPAAA; encoded by the coding sequence ATGAGACAGACAGAGTCCTCGCGCGGCGGGGGAACCGGCCGGGGCCGCACCGCCGCCGGCTGCACGCTGCTGGTGCTCGCCCTCGGCGCGGGCCTCACGGGCTGCGCCGCCGACGACCACCCGCTGTCCGTCGAGCCGTACGACGCGGCGGAGCAGATCTCCTTCAACGGATCCGTCGACGGGGGGAGCGCGGTCGACCCGGACCGGCCCCTGGAGGTCGTCGCCGAGGACTCCCGCGGGCGCATCACGGACGTCACCGCCGTGGACGCCTCGGGCCGCCACGTGGCCGGCGAACTCGCCGCCGACGGCAGCCGCTGGCACAGCACCTCGCCGCTCGCCGAGAACGCCCGGTACACGCTCCGCGTGAGCACCGAGGACGAGAACGGCAGACCGGGCCGCAAGGTCCTCACCCTCACCACCGGCAAGCCCGCCACCACCCGGCGCCTGACCGTCGCCTTCGGGCCGCAGACCGGCACCTACGGCGTCGGCCAGCCCCTCACCGCCGAGCTGAACGCGCCCGTCAAGGACCGGGCCCAGCGCGCCGTCGTGGAACGCGCCCTGAGGGTGGAGTCCACGCCCGCGGTGACCGGCGCCTGGCACTGGGTGGACGACAGGAAGCTGCACTACCGCCCGAAGGACTACTGGCCGGCCCACGCCACCGTCCGGATGAGCAGCGTCCTGGAGGGCGTCAAGGTCAACGACCGGCTCCGGGGCGGCGCCTCCCCGTCCCTGACGATCAGGACCGGCGACCGGGTCATAGCCGTCGCCGACGCCGCCGCGCACCGGCTGTCGGTCCACAAGAACGGCGAGGAGATCAAGCGGATCCCCATCACCACCGGCAAGCCCGGCTTCGAGACCCGCAACGGCGTCAAGGTCGTGCTCGGCAAGGAACGCTTCGTACGCATGCGCAGCACCACCGTCGGCATCGCCGAGGGCTCGGCCGAGTCCTACGACCTGGACGTGGAGTTCGCCGTCCGGGTGACCTGGAGCGGCGAGTACGCGCACGCCGCCCCGTGGTCCGTCGACTCCCAGGGCAACGCCAACGTCAGCCACGGCTGCGTCGGGATGAGCACCGAGAACGCCGAGTGGTTCTTCGACACCGTCCGTGCGGGTGACCTCGTCGAGGTGGTGAACTCGGCCGGCGACACCATGGAGTCCTTCGGCAACGGCTTCGGCGACTGGAACCTCACCTGGGCCGAGTGGCGCGAGGGCAGCGCCCTGACGGACGGCACCGCGCAGGTCACGCAGGAGGCGGCCCGGCTGCGGCCCGCGGCGGCGTGA
- a CDS encoding cysteine desulfurase/sulfurtransferase TusA family protein, translated as MAYFDAASGAPLHPVARQALTAALDEGWADPSRLYREGRRARLLLDAAREAAAEAVGCRPDELVFTPSGTRAVHSGIAGALAGRRRVGRHLIVSAVEHSSVLHSAEVHRADGGSVTEVAVDRAGAVSPSSYAGALRPDTALACLQSANHEVGTAQPVAEVAGVCRAAGVPLLVDAAQSLGWGPVEGDWSLLTASAHKWGGPPGVGLLVVRKGVRFAPPGPADERESGRAAGFENLPAIVAAAASLRAVRARAAEDAARLRELTERIRARIPRLVPDVEVVGDPERRLPGIVTFSCLYVDGETLLHELDRAGFSVSSGSSCTSSTLTPSHVLRAMGVLSEGNVRVSLPPGTAREDVERFLSVLPETVAQVRRKLGAPVPAGAAVTREPGDALVVDALGRRCPIPVIELAKVIGDVPVGGTVRVLADDEAARLDIPAWCEMRGQEYVGEEPADRGSAYVVRRVS; from the coding sequence GTGGCCTACTTCGATGCTGCTTCCGGTGCTCCCCTCCACCCCGTCGCCCGTCAGGCGCTGACGGCCGCGCTCGACGAAGGGTGGGCCGATCCCTCGCGGTTGTACCGGGAGGGGCGGCGGGCCCGTCTGCTGCTGGACGCGGCGCGCGAGGCGGCGGCGGAGGCGGTGGGGTGCCGCCCGGACGAGCTGGTGTTCACCCCGTCCGGCACCCGGGCGGTGCACTCCGGGATCGCGGGGGCGCTGGCCGGGCGGCGGCGCGTCGGACGCCACCTGATCGTGTCAGCGGTCGAACACTCTTCGGTGCTCCACTCGGCGGAGGTCCACCGGGCCGACGGCGGGTCGGTCACCGAGGTGGCGGTGGACCGCGCGGGGGCCGTGTCCCCCTCCTCCTACGCCGGGGCCCTGCGGCCGGACACCGCGCTGGCCTGTCTGCAGTCGGCCAACCACGAGGTGGGGACCGCGCAGCCGGTGGCCGAGGTGGCCGGGGTCTGCCGGGCGGCGGGGGTGCCGCTGCTGGTGGACGCGGCCCAGTCGCTGGGCTGGGGGCCGGTGGAGGGCGACTGGTCGCTGCTCACGGCGAGCGCCCACAAGTGGGGCGGTCCGCCGGGGGTCGGGCTGCTCGTCGTCCGCAAGGGGGTGCGGTTCGCGCCCCCGGGGCCGGCGGACGAGCGGGAGTCGGGGCGGGCGGCCGGGTTCGAGAACCTCCCGGCGATCGTGGCCGCGGCGGCGTCGCTGCGGGCGGTGCGGGCCCGGGCGGCCGAGGATGCGGCGCGGCTGCGGGAACTGACGGAGCGGATCCGGGCGCGGATCCCCCGGCTGGTGCCGGACGTGGAGGTGGTCGGCGACCCGGAGCGGCGGCTGCCGGGGATCGTCACCTTCTCCTGTCTCTATGTCGACGGGGAGACACTGCTGCACGAACTGGACCGCGCCGGCTTCTCCGTCTCCTCCGGGTCGTCCTGCACCAGCAGCACGCTGACGCCCAGCCACGTGCTGCGGGCGATGGGGGTGCTGAGCGAGGGCAACGTCCGCGTCTCGCTGCCGCCGGGGACGGCGCGGGAGGACGTCGAGCGGTTCCTGTCCGTCCTGCCCGAAACGGTGGCTCAGGTGCGCCGGAAGCTGGGCGCGCCGGTGCCCGCCGGGGCCGCCGTGACGCGGGAGCCGGGCGACGCCCTGGTCGTCGACGCGCTGGGGCGGCGCTGCCCGATCCCGGTGATCGAGCTGGCCAAGGTGATCGGCGACGTGCCGGTGGGCGGCACGGTGCGGGTCCTCGCGGACGACGAGGCGGCCCGGCTGGACATCCCGGCGTGGTGCGAGATGCGCGGGCAGGAGTACGTGGGCGAGGAGCCGGCGGACCGCGGCTCGGCCTACGTGGTCCGCCGGGTCTCCTGA
- a CDS encoding Rieske 2Fe-2S domain-containing protein, translating into MSSQDIPEENLPAERDTAHGALGVADEKHPFADPGLPPHEHRIQDIDERAAKRSERTVALLFTLSMLATIGFIAAFVAIPVDKIVYVFPLGHVSALNLALGVTLGIALFAIGAGAVHWARTLMSDEELTDERHPIEAPPEVRTKVMDDFRQGAKESQLGRRKLIRNTMFGALTLVPLSGVVLLRDLGPLPEDKLRHTAWSKGKLLINQNTDEPMRPSDIVTGSLTFAKPEGLDEHDHDFNNEIAKAALMIVRIKPDDIKDKRTLEWSHEGILAYSKICTHVGCPISLYEQQTHHVLCPCHQSTFDLSDGAKVIFGPAGHPLPQLRIGVNDEGYLEALADFDEPVGPAFWERG; encoded by the coding sequence ATGAGTAGCCAAGACATTCCCGAAGAGAACCTGCCCGCAGAGCGGGACACCGCCCACGGTGCGCTGGGCGTCGCGGACGAGAAGCACCCGTTCGCCGACCCGGGGCTGCCGCCCCACGAGCACCGGATCCAGGACATCGACGAGCGGGCCGCCAAGCGCTCCGAGCGCACGGTCGCCCTGCTGTTCACGCTGTCGATGCTGGCCACCATCGGCTTCATCGCCGCGTTCGTGGCGATCCCGGTCGACAAGATCGTCTACGTCTTCCCGCTGGGTCACGTCAGCGCCCTGAACCTCGCGCTCGGCGTGACGCTCGGCATCGCGCTGTTCGCCATCGGCGCGGGCGCGGTCCACTGGGCCCGCACCCTGATGTCCGACGAGGAGCTGACCGACGAGCGGCACCCGATCGAGGCGCCGCCGGAGGTCCGGACCAAGGTCATGGACGACTTCCGGCAGGGTGCCAAGGAGTCGCAGCTCGGTCGCCGCAAGCTGATCCGCAACACCATGTTCGGTGCCCTCACCCTGGTGCCGCTGTCCGGCGTCGTGCTGCTGCGCGACCTCGGCCCGCTGCCCGAGGACAAGCTGCGCCACACCGCCTGGTCGAAGGGCAAGCTGCTCATCAACCAGAACACCGACGAGCCGATGCGTCCCTCCGACATCGTCACCGGCTCGCTCACGTTCGCCAAGCCCGAGGGCCTGGACGAGCACGACCACGACTTCAACAACGAGATCGCCAAGGCCGCCCTGATGATCGTCCGCATCAAGCCGGACGACATCAAGGACAAGCGCACGCTCGAGTGGTCGCACGAGGGCATCCTCGCGTACTCGAAGATCTGCACCCACGTCGGTTGCCCGATCTCCCTGTACGAGCAGCAGACGCACCACGTCCTGTGCCCCTGCCACCAGTCCACCTTCGACCTCTCCGACGGTGCCAAGGTCATCTTCGGTCCCGCCGGTCACCCGCTGCCGCAGCTGCGCATCGGCGTGAACGACGAGGGCTACCTCGAAGCGCTCGCCGACTTCGACGAGCCCGTCGGTCCTGCATTCTGGGAGCGCGGATGA
- a CDS encoding cytochrome c oxidase subunit 4, whose protein sequence is MKIQGKMFMWLSVFLLIMAVVYGVWSKEPAGTTALFLAFGLAIMIGFYLGFTAKRVDVGAQDNKEADVADDAGEVGFFSPHSWQPLFLAIGGAFAFLAVAVGWWLMYFSLPLILASLWGWVFEYYRGENRTQ, encoded by the coding sequence GTGAAGATCCAGGGCAAGATGTTCATGTGGCTGAGCGTCTTCCTCCTCATCATGGCCGTGGTCTACGGCGTGTGGTCGAAGGAGCCGGCCGGTACCACCGCCCTCTTCCTGGCCTTCGGCCTGGCCATCATGATCGGCTTCTACCTGGGCTTCACGGCCAAGCGGGTGGACGTGGGCGCGCAGGACAACAAGGAGGCGGACGTCGCGGACGACGCCGGCGAGGTCGGGTTCTTCAGCCCGCACAGCTGGCAGCCGCTCTTCCTGGCCATCGGTGGCGCCTTCGCCTTCCTGGCCGTCGCCGTCGGCTGGTGGCTGATGTACTTCTCGCTGCCGCTGATCCTGGCCAGCCTCTGGGGCTGGGTCTTCGAGTACTACCGCGGTGAGAACCGCACCCAGTAA
- a CDS encoding heme-copper oxidase subunit III — protein MATATTVDTGHAHPSVNRPNLTSVGTIIWLSSELMFFAALFAMYFTLRSVTGPDFWSEKADALNFPFSAANTTILVLSSLTCQLGVFAAERGDVKKLRMWFIVTFVMGAVFIGGQVFEYTELVMHEGLSLSSDPYGSVFYLTTGFHGLHVTGGLIAFLLVLGRTYAARRFTHEQATAAIVVSYYWHFVDVVWIGLFATIYMIK, from the coding sequence GTGGCGACAGCAACGACAGTAGATACCGGGCACGCGCACCCGTCGGTCAACCGGCCGAACCTCACCAGCGTCGGAACCATCATCTGGCTGAGTTCCGAGCTGATGTTCTTCGCGGCCCTCTTCGCGATGTACTTCACCCTGCGATCGGTGACCGGACCCGACTTCTGGTCGGAGAAGGCCGACGCCCTGAACTTCCCGTTCTCGGCGGCGAACACCACGATCCTGGTGCTCTCCTCCCTCACCTGCCAGCTCGGCGTGTTCGCCGCCGAGCGCGGTGACGTGAAGAAGCTCCGGATGTGGTTCATCGTCACCTTCGTCATGGGCGCGGTCTTCATCGGCGGCCAGGTCTTCGAGTACACCGAGCTGGTCATGCACGAGGGCCTGTCCCTCTCCTCCGACCCGTACGGCTCGGTGTTCTACCTGACCACCGGCTTCCACGGCCTGCACGTGACGGGCGGTCTCATCGCCTTCCTGCTGGTCCTGGGCCGGACCTACGCGGCCCGGAGGTTCACCCACGAGCAGGCGACCGCGGCCATCGTCGTGTCCTACTACTGGCACTTCGTCGATGTCGTCTGGATCGGCCTCTTCGCCACGATCTACATGATCAAGTAG
- the ctaD gene encoding cytochrome c oxidase subunit I has product MSILNQPQGAAAAGSHHEDQLPVRRQNRGSVVIKWLTTTDHKTIGTLYLVTSFAFFVIGGVMALVMRAELARPGLQIMSNEQFNQAFTMHGTIMLLMFATPLFAGFANWIMPLQIGAPDVAFPRLNMFAYWLYLFGSLIAVGGFLTPDGAADFGWFAYAPLSDAVRSPGIGADMWIMGLAFSGFGTILGSVNFITTIICMRAPGMTMFRMPIFTWNVLLTGVLVLLAFPVLAAALFALEADRKFGSHIFDSANGGALLWQHLFWFFGHPEVYIIALPFFGIISEVIPVFSRKPMFGYMGLIGATIAIAGLSVTVWAHHMYVTGGVLLPFFSFMTFLIAVPTGVKFFNWIGTMWKGSLSFETPMLWALGFLITFTFGGLTGVILASPPLDFHVSDSYFVVAHFHYVVFGTVVFAMFAGFHFWWPKFTGKMLDERLGKITFWTLFIGFHGTFLVQHWLGAEGMPRRYADYLAADGFTALNTVSTIASFLLGLSILPFFYNIWKTAKYGEPVGVDDPWGYGRSLEWATSCPPPRHNFLTLPRIRSESPAFDLHHPEIAALDQLENAGHGEKALAGGKEAGK; this is encoded by the coding sequence GTGAGCATCCTCAACCAACCCCAGGGTGCCGCGGCGGCAGGGTCCCACCACGAGGACCAGCTGCCGGTCCGGCGCCAGAACCGCGGCAGCGTCGTGATCAAGTGGCTGACGACCACGGACCACAAGACGATCGGCACGCTGTACCTGGTCACGTCGTTCGCGTTCTTCGTGATCGGCGGCGTGATGGCGCTCGTCATGCGTGCCGAGCTGGCCCGGCCGGGCCTGCAGATCATGTCGAACGAGCAGTTCAACCAGGCGTTCACGATGCACGGCACGATCATGCTGCTGATGTTCGCGACGCCGCTGTTCGCCGGTTTCGCCAACTGGATCATGCCGCTGCAGATCGGCGCGCCCGACGTGGCGTTCCCGCGGCTGAACATGTTCGCCTACTGGCTGTACCTGTTCGGCTCGCTGATCGCGGTCGGCGGTTTCCTCACCCCGGACGGCGCGGCCGACTTCGGCTGGTTCGCCTACGCCCCGCTGTCGGACGCGGTCCGCTCGCCGGGCATCGGCGCCGACATGTGGATCATGGGCCTGGCCTTCTCCGGCTTCGGCACCATCCTCGGCTCGGTCAACTTCATCACCACGATCATCTGCATGCGCGCCCCGGGCATGACGATGTTCCGCATGCCGATCTTCACCTGGAACGTGCTGCTGACCGGTGTGCTGGTCCTGCTCGCCTTCCCGGTGCTGGCCGCCGCGCTCTTCGCGCTGGAGGCGGACCGCAAGTTCGGCAGCCACATCTTCGACTCGGCCAACGGCGGCGCGCTGCTGTGGCAGCACCTGTTCTGGTTCTTCGGCCACCCCGAGGTGTACATCATCGCGCTGCCGTTCTTCGGCATCATCAGTGAGGTCATCCCGGTCTTCTCCCGCAAGCCGATGTTCGGCTACATGGGCCTGATCGGCGCGACCATCGCGATCGCGGGTCTGTCGGTGACGGTGTGGGCGCACCACATGTACGTGACCGGCGGTGTGCTGCTGCCGTTCTTCTCCTTCATGACCTTCCTGATCGCGGTCCCGACCGGGGTGAAGTTCTTCAACTGGATCGGCACCATGTGGAAGGGCTCGCTGAGCTTCGAGACGCCGATGCTGTGGGCGCTGGGCTTCCTGATCACCTTCACCTTCGGTGGTCTGACCGGTGTCATCCTGGCCTCGCCGCCGCTGGACTTCCACGTGTCCGACAGCTACTTCGTGGTGGCGCACTTCCACTACGTGGTCTTCGGCACCGTGGTGTTCGCGATGTTCGCCGGCTTCCACTTCTGGTGGCCGAAGTTCACCGGCAAGATGCTCGACGAGCGCCTGGGCAAGATCACCTTCTGGACGCTGTTCATCGGCTTCCACGGCACCTTCCTGGTCCAGCACTGGCTGGGTGCCGAGGGCATGCCGCGCCGGTACGCCGACTACCTGGCGGCCGACGGCTTCACCGCGCTGAACACCGTCTCCACGATCGCCTCGTTCCTGCTCGGCCTGTCGATCCTGCCGTTCTTCTACAACATCTGGAAGACGGCCAAGTACGGCGAGCCGGTCGGCGTCGACGACCCGTGGGGCTACGGCCGCTCCCTGGAGTGGGCGACCTCCTGCCCGCCCCCGCGGCACAACTTCCTCACCCTGCCGCGGATCCGCAGCGAATCCCCGGCGTTCGACCTGCATCACCCCGAGATCGCCGCGCTCGACCAGCTCGAGAACGCCGGTCACGGTGAGAAGGCCCTCGCTGGTGGCAAGGAGGCCGGCAAGTGA